The Mytilus galloprovincialis chromosome 2, xbMytGall1.hap1.1, whole genome shotgun sequence genome has a window encoding:
- the LOC143065235 gene encoding uncharacterized protein LOC143065235 isoform X1: protein MGNKSSQSWKDPLMSEKCRNAREKIKVAREKLLSALKEECDQHDGDIDLDYNFLPHHGDEDCIEIDPTQYRFPFENLVLEGGGVKGLVYGGVGKELEEHGILKQIHRFAGASAGAIGAALYAVGFNSYDVEQIMKVDLEPIICDAPYGYFSLIPNMISGYGWHPGVKLMKFLGEVISMKTGDPDITFAEVYKKFGNELCVIIANVNTMSEEYCHVKTTPDMPVRLAVRMSMSIPGLFQSLQSKLYDKTNNYVDGGVFCNYPIHCFDGWWLSMNPKDSFLNKIQPISDIVSLMDRNNRFQSGAESKNTLGCIVFSFDEDEYHKRLVLKKSGVPMGKLPNTKLARNWAKADQGKSKIHNVYTDLSEAATEFFNVMQENDLDGNNVISKEEFKKAFSEADFKEKYSKLLFGEECGPDLAFDALDRDDSGSIDYNELINFIEVTGVCMQETYLGVKRKEVDGFFSFLGTIFNALTTHAGRKFTQSSDINRTIGISSWYIKTTNFDMEDEDKNFLINQGRKSTLRYLQHFVRDNNLEKVSEDVINARDIPNKPSLTDAQLEAISKM, encoded by the exons ATGGGTAACAAATCTTCCCAAAGTTGGAAAGATCCTTTGATGTCAGAAAAATGTCGAAATGCAAGAGAGAAAATTAAGGTCGCACGTGAGAAATTATTGTCAGCTTTGAAAGAAGAATGTGACCAACACGATGGTGATATAg ATTTGGATTACAACTTTCTACCGCATCATGGTGATGAAGATTGTATCGAGATTGATCCAACACAGTATAGGTTTCCTTTTGAGAATCTGGTACTAGAAGGAGGAGGAGTCAAGGGTCTGGTTTACGGTGGAGTTGGAAAG GAGCTTGAAGAACATGGAATTTTAAAACAGATTCACAGATTTGCTGGCGCCAGCGCAGGCGCAATAGGTGCTGCATTGTACGCTGTCGGATTTAATTCATACGATGTTGAGCAAATAATGAAAGTTGACCTAGAACCTATTATTTGTG aTGCACCCTACGGTTACTTCAGCCTGATCCCAAATATGATATCAGGCTATGGTTGGCATCCGGGAGTCAAATTGATGAAATTTCTTGGGGAAGTTATATCAATGAAGACTGGTGACCCAGATATAACATTCGCTGAG GTATATAAGAAATTTGGTAATGAATTATGTGTTATCATTGCAAACGTCAATACTATGTCAGAAGAATATTGTCATGTAAAGACGACGCCTGATATGCCTGTTAGATTGGCTGTCCGTATGTCAATGTCTATTCCTG GTTTGTTTCAAAGTCTACAGAGTAAACTGTACgacaaaacaaataattatgtaGATGGTGGAGTTTTTTGTAACTACCCTATTCATTGTTTTGATG GATGGTGGCTTTCGATGAACCCAAAAGATAGtttcttaaataaaattcagCCAATCAGTGATATAGTATCGTTGATGGATAGGAACAACAGGTTTCAAAGTGGAGCGGAGTCGAAAAATACACTTGGGTGTATTGTC TTTTCTTTTGATGAGGACGAATATCATAAAAGATTGGTATTAAAGAAATCTGGCGTTCCCATGGGAAAATTACCGAATACGAAATTGGCAAG aaattgggCAAAAGCAGATCAAGGAAAGTCTAAAATACACAATGTATATACAGATTTATCTGAAGCTGCTACAGAATTCTTCAAC GTTATGCAAGAAAACGATTTAGATGGCAATAACGTCATTTCAAAAGAAGAATTCAAAAAAGCTTTTTCTGAA GCCGATTTTAAAGAGAAATACAGCAAATTGTTATTCGGAGAGGAATGTGGCCCTGATCTTGCATTCGATGCTTTAGACAGAGACGACAGTGGCAGT ATTGATTACAATGAACTAATTAATTTTATTGAAGTAACAGGCGTTTGCATGCAGGAGACATACCTCGGGGTGAAACGCAAAGAAGTCGATGGCTTTTTCAGCTTTTTGGGGACTATTTTTAATGCTCTCACAACCCATGCCGGTAGAAAATTTACTCAG AGTTCTGACATAAATAGAACGATTGGAATAAGTTCATGGTACATAAAGACAACCAATTTTGATATGGAAGATGAAGACAAGAATTTCTTAATAAAT CAAGGAAGAAAGTCTACTCTTAGATACTTACAGCATTTCGTACGTGACAATAACCTAGAAAAAGTTTCCGAAGATGTAATCAATGCCAGAGATATTCCGAATAAACCAAGTCTTACAGACGCACAGCTAGAAGCGATTTCTAAAATGTAG
- the LOC143065235 gene encoding uncharacterized protein LOC143065235 isoform X2, producing MKVDLEPIICDAPYGYFSLIPNMISGYGWHPGVKLMKFLGEVISMKTGDPDITFAEVYKKFGNELCVIIANVNTMSEEYCHVKTTPDMPVRLAVRMSMSIPGLFQSLQSKLYDKTNNYVDGGVFCNYPIHCFDGWWLSMNPKDSFLNKIQPISDIVSLMDRNNRFQSGAESKNTLGCIVFSFDEDEYHKRLVLKKSGVPMGKLPNTKLARNWAKADQGKSKIHNVYTDLSEAATEFFNVMQENDLDGNNVISKEEFKKAFSEADFKEKYSKLLFGEECGPDLAFDALDRDDSGSIDYNELINFIEVTGVCMQETYLGVKRKEVDGFFSFLGTIFNALTTHAGRKFTQSSDINRTIGISSWYIKTTNFDMEDEDKNFLINQGRKSTLRYLQHFVRDNNLEKVSEDVINARDIPNKPSLTDAQLEAISKM from the exons ATGAAAGTTGACCTAGAACCTATTATTTGTG aTGCACCCTACGGTTACTTCAGCCTGATCCCAAATATGATATCAGGCTATGGTTGGCATCCGGGAGTCAAATTGATGAAATTTCTTGGGGAAGTTATATCAATGAAGACTGGTGACCCAGATATAACATTCGCTGAG GTATATAAGAAATTTGGTAATGAATTATGTGTTATCATTGCAAACGTCAATACTATGTCAGAAGAATATTGTCATGTAAAGACGACGCCTGATATGCCTGTTAGATTGGCTGTCCGTATGTCAATGTCTATTCCTG GTTTGTTTCAAAGTCTACAGAGTAAACTGTACgacaaaacaaataattatgtaGATGGTGGAGTTTTTTGTAACTACCCTATTCATTGTTTTGATG GATGGTGGCTTTCGATGAACCCAAAAGATAGtttcttaaataaaattcagCCAATCAGTGATATAGTATCGTTGATGGATAGGAACAACAGGTTTCAAAGTGGAGCGGAGTCGAAAAATACACTTGGGTGTATTGTC TTTTCTTTTGATGAGGACGAATATCATAAAAGATTGGTATTAAAGAAATCTGGCGTTCCCATGGGAAAATTACCGAATACGAAATTGGCAAG aaattgggCAAAAGCAGATCAAGGAAAGTCTAAAATACACAATGTATATACAGATTTATCTGAAGCTGCTACAGAATTCTTCAAC GTTATGCAAGAAAACGATTTAGATGGCAATAACGTCATTTCAAAAGAAGAATTCAAAAAAGCTTTTTCTGAA GCCGATTTTAAAGAGAAATACAGCAAATTGTTATTCGGAGAGGAATGTGGCCCTGATCTTGCATTCGATGCTTTAGACAGAGACGACAGTGGCAGT ATTGATTACAATGAACTAATTAATTTTATTGAAGTAACAGGCGTTTGCATGCAGGAGACATACCTCGGGGTGAAACGCAAAGAAGTCGATGGCTTTTTCAGCTTTTTGGGGACTATTTTTAATGCTCTCACAACCCATGCCGGTAGAAAATTTACTCAG AGTTCTGACATAAATAGAACGATTGGAATAAGTTCATGGTACATAAAGACAACCAATTTTGATATGGAAGATGAAGACAAGAATTTCTTAATAAAT CAAGGAAGAAAGTCTACTCTTAGATACTTACAGCATTTCGTACGTGACAATAACCTAGAAAAAGTTTCCGAAGATGTAATCAATGCCAGAGATATTCCGAATAAACCAAGTCTTACAGACGCACAGCTAGAAGCGATTTCTAAAATGTAG